The Kitasatospora setae KM-6054 genome contains a region encoding:
- a CDS encoding AGE family epimerase/isomerase, whose protein sequence is MNTALPFSFSDLTAGYVTGHQGSRFTLRTLDGRDVTLHLTETTTAQRLRNLGEPYHDVSARIGEHLSPGALVFAHGPVYPDGADLYFQADRLVFAGDAATAHPYQEPGWWTRQLDQLAKFYRRSQFGDGPADFAHYRTQVRGCGHRTAHHVQESDTISRLVYGMATAYMLTGNEEYLEVAERGSQYLHDHLRFHDEAEDTVYWYHGVDVEGGGERKLFASEFGDDYRAIPAYEQIYALVGLAQTYRVTGSPVIKADIEGTVRLFDKYFHDPRLGGYYSHIDPVTLSPHHDGLGPNRSRKNWNSVGDHAPAYLINLYLATGEDRYRRMLEHTCDMIAVHLPDRGPDPSPFVNERFHGDWTPDHTWGWQQNRAVVGHNLKIAWNLTRTGAALPKREYRRLAEQLAHTMPAVGRDGQRGGWYDLLQREADNGRHAFVWHNRKTWWQQEQAILAYLVLAGHTREDHYLHHAHEAAAFYNAFFLDHDEGGVHFTVLADGMPFLMGDERLKGNHAMAMYHKAELCYLAEVYTRLLVRGESLDLWFRPRGDADYPGALLRVAPDLLPPGRVELQHVLIDGAPWSDFDAEAMTVRLPAHDRAMTVRVRLRPTERP, encoded by the coding sequence GTGAACACCGCCCTGCCCTTCTCCTTCTCCGACCTCACCGCCGGCTACGTCACCGGCCACCAGGGCTCCCGCTTCACCCTGCGCACCCTGGACGGACGCGACGTCACCCTCCACCTCACCGAGACCACCACCGCCCAGCGGCTGCGCAACCTCGGCGAGCCCTACCACGACGTGAGCGCGCGGATCGGGGAACACCTGTCCCCCGGAGCCCTGGTCTTCGCCCACGGCCCCGTCTACCCGGACGGGGCGGACCTGTACTTCCAGGCCGACCGGCTGGTGTTCGCCGGGGACGCCGCCACCGCGCACCCCTACCAGGAACCCGGCTGGTGGACACGCCAGCTGGACCAGCTGGCGAAGTTCTACCGCCGCTCCCAGTTCGGCGACGGCCCCGCCGACTTCGCCCACTACCGCACCCAGGTCCGCGGCTGCGGGCACCGCACCGCGCACCACGTCCAGGAGAGCGACACCATCTCCCGCCTCGTCTACGGGATGGCCACCGCCTACATGCTCACCGGCAACGAGGAGTACCTGGAGGTCGCCGAGCGCGGCTCCCAGTACCTCCACGACCACCTGCGCTTCCACGACGAGGCAGAAGACACCGTCTACTGGTACCACGGCGTCGACGTCGAGGGCGGCGGGGAGCGCAAGCTGTTCGCCTCCGAGTTCGGCGACGACTACCGCGCGATCCCCGCCTACGAACAGATCTACGCCCTCGTCGGCCTCGCCCAGACCTACCGCGTCACCGGCAGCCCCGTCATCAAGGCGGACATCGAAGGAACGGTCAGACTCTTCGACAAGTACTTCCACGACCCCCGCCTGGGCGGCTACTACTCCCACATCGACCCGGTCACCCTCAGCCCGCACCACGACGGACTCGGCCCCAACCGCTCCCGCAAGAACTGGAACTCCGTCGGCGACCACGCCCCCGCCTACCTCATCAACCTGTACCTCGCCACCGGCGAGGACCGCTACCGGCGGATGCTGGAACACACCTGCGACATGATCGCCGTCCACCTCCCCGACCGCGGCCCCGACCCCAGCCCGTTCGTCAACGAGCGCTTCCACGGCGACTGGACCCCCGACCACACCTGGGGCTGGCAGCAGAACCGCGCGGTGGTCGGCCACAACCTGAAGATCGCCTGGAACCTGACGCGGACCGGCGCCGCCCTGCCCAAACGCGAATACCGCCGCCTCGCCGAACAACTCGCCCACACCATGCCCGCCGTCGGCCGCGACGGCCAGCGCGGCGGCTGGTACGACCTCCTGCAACGCGAGGCCGACAACGGCCGGCACGCCTTCGTCTGGCACAACCGCAAAACCTGGTGGCAGCAGGAACAGGCCATCCTCGCCTACCTGGTCCTCGCCGGACACACCCGCGAGGACCACTACCTGCACCACGCCCACGAGGCCGCCGCGTTCTACAACGCCTTCTTCCTCGACCACGACGAGGGCGGCGTGCACTTCACCGTCCTCGCCGACGGCATGCCCTTCCTCATGGGCGACGAACGCCTCAAGGGCAACCACGCGATGGCGATGTACCACAAAGCCGAACTCTGCTACCTCGCCGAGGTCTACACCCGGCTGCTGGTCCGCGGCGAGAGCCTGGACCTCTGGTTCAGGCCCCGCGGCGACGCCGACTACCCCGGCGCCCTGCTGCGGGTGGCCCCCGACCTGCTGCCGCCCGGCCGCGTCGAACTGCAGCACGTCCTCATCGACGGAGCCCCCTGGAGCGACTTCGACGCCGAGGCCATGACCGTCCGCCTGCCCGCGCACGACAGGGCGATGACGGTACGGGTACGCCTGCGCCCGACGGAACGCCCGTGA
- a CDS encoding glycogen debranching protein has protein sequence MNAPPTRTTPPPRPAPPAPPAPAVLPGDPLRPGASPTAAGVTFTVNSPTAHAMWLVLLDAAHGGILREIRFPEEYRTGDVFTMTVPGLDPRAVHYAFRAQHSPGTPPGPLLLDPYAKALAGGEHWGQRPAYRSKIVHDDFDWQDVPHPRIAPQDLVVYELHVRGFTRHPSAAVRHPGTFAGLREKIPYLRALGVNCVELMPVLEFDETDNPFTDPATGAPLPDYWGYNPVAFFAPKAAYAADPWGPGPVRELKELVRELHRAGIEVILDVVLNHTAEGDHRGPTLSLRALHDTAYYLHDHDGSYLNLTRTGNTVNANHPVTRALLLDCLRHWASEFRVDGFRFDMAPILTRGQDGRPLDNPPLLEAISHDPVLAHCKLIAEPFDASGLDLVGRFPSHGRWMEWNSRFQYAVRRFLTGTGDGGEELAHRMAGSPDLYGRRGHRASVNLLTSHDGFTLADWTSYDHPHNEANGERGEDGPRDNASWNAGCEGPSEDPAVLRLRSQQIRNALLLLLTAPGVPMLTAGDEFGRTQHGNNNAYSQDNATGWLDWTLADTNAHQLAFVRACLALRAAHPVLRRPARAPGDTPPGWPYPALSRHGELPWRGEDPAAEGLLALLAHHQDDDATTTADTVFLAANTRGHTRAVHPPPPPAGTRWHLFADTSAPPGQDINPPGAPPGPALAGPLTLAGHSVTVLVAHPAETGDERDL, from the coding sequence GTGAACGCCCCCCCGACCCGCACCACGCCGCCACCGCGCCCCGCACCGCCCGCGCCGCCCGCGCCGGCGGTCCTGCCCGGCGACCCGCTGCGCCCGGGAGCGTCCCCCACCGCCGCCGGCGTCACGTTCACGGTCAACTCGCCGACCGCGCACGCCATGTGGCTGGTCCTGCTGGACGCCGCGCACGGCGGGATCCTGCGCGAGATCCGCTTCCCCGAGGAGTACCGCACCGGCGACGTCTTCACCATGACCGTCCCCGGCCTGGACCCGCGCGCCGTCCACTACGCCTTCCGCGCCCAGCACTCCCCCGGCACCCCGCCCGGACCGCTCCTGCTCGACCCCTACGCCAAAGCCCTCGCCGGAGGCGAGCACTGGGGACAGCGGCCCGCCTACCGCTCGAAGATCGTCCACGACGACTTCGACTGGCAGGACGTGCCGCACCCCCGCATCGCCCCGCAGGACCTGGTCGTCTACGAGCTGCACGTGCGCGGCTTCACCCGCCACCCCTCCGCCGCCGTGCGACACCCCGGCACCTTCGCCGGCCTGCGCGAGAAGATCCCCTACCTGCGCGCCCTGGGCGTCAACTGCGTCGAACTCATGCCCGTCCTCGAATTCGACGAGACCGACAACCCCTTCACCGACCCCGCCACCGGAGCGCCGCTGCCCGACTACTGGGGCTACAACCCGGTCGCGTTCTTCGCCCCCAAGGCCGCCTACGCCGCCGACCCCTGGGGACCGGGCCCCGTGCGCGAACTGAAGGAACTCGTCCGGGAACTGCACCGCGCCGGCATCGAGGTGATCCTCGACGTCGTCCTCAACCACACCGCCGAGGGCGACCACCGCGGCCCCACCCTGTCCCTGCGCGCGCTCCACGACACGGCGTACTACCTCCACGACCACGACGGCTCCTACCTGAACCTCACCCGCACCGGCAACACCGTCAACGCCAACCACCCCGTCACCCGCGCCCTGCTCCTGGACTGCCTGCGCCACTGGGCGAGCGAGTTCCGCGTCGACGGCTTCCGCTTCGACATGGCCCCCATCCTCACCCGCGGCCAGGACGGCCGGCCACTGGACAACCCGCCCCTGCTGGAAGCCATCTCCCACGACCCCGTCCTCGCGCACTGCAAACTCATCGCCGAACCCTTCGACGCCAGCGGACTCGACCTGGTCGGCCGCTTCCCCTCCCACGGACGGTGGATGGAGTGGAACAGCCGCTTCCAGTACGCGGTACGGCGCTTCCTCACCGGCACCGGCGACGGGGGCGAGGAACTCGCCCACCGGATGGCCGGCTCCCCCGACCTCTACGGCCGACGCGGCCACCGCGCCTCCGTCAACCTCCTCACCAGCCACGACGGATTCACCCTCGCCGACTGGACCTCCTACGACCACCCCCACAACGAGGCGAACGGCGAACGGGGCGAGGACGGCCCCCGCGACAACGCCAGCTGGAACGCCGGCTGCGAAGGCCCCAGCGAGGACCCCGCCGTCCTGCGGCTGCGCTCCCAGCAGATCCGCAACGCCCTGCTGCTCCTGCTCACCGCGCCCGGCGTGCCGATGCTCACCGCCGGCGACGAGTTCGGCCGCACCCAGCACGGCAACAACAACGCCTACAGCCAGGACAACGCCACCGGCTGGCTCGACTGGACACTGGCCGACACCAACGCCCACCAACTCGCCTTCGTCCGCGCCTGCCTCGCCCTGCGCGCCGCCCACCCCGTCCTGCGCCGCCCCGCCCGCGCGCCCGGCGACACACCCCCCGGCTGGCCCTACCCCGCGCTGAGCCGGCACGGCGAACTGCCCTGGCGCGGCGAGGACCCCGCCGCCGAGGGCCTGCTCGCCCTGCTGGCACACCACCAGGACGACGACGCGACGACCACCGCGGACACCGTGTTCCTCGCCGCCAACACCCGCGGCCACACCCGCGCCGTCCACCCGCCCCCGCCCCCCGCCGGCACCCGCTGGCACCTGTTCGCCGACACCTCCGCACCCCCCGGCCAGGACATCAACCCACCCGGCGCGCCCCCCGGCCCCGCCCTCGCCGGCCCCCTGACACTGGCCGGCCACAGCGTCACGGTCCTCGTGGCGCACCCCGCAGAGACAGGTGACGAACGTGACCTTTGA
- a CDS encoding STAS domain-containing protein, with amino-acid sequence MTFEAYYGITGSTATIHLTGELPERRVPALRGLVEQALQRPLNRLVLRVHGLRSICAGGVRCLAHTQQLLPRGAQITVDGAGTAVRRALTAAGLDTAMTLTDDPTHTTGPAGA; translated from the coding sequence GTGACCTTTGAGGCCTACTACGGCATCACCGGCTCCACCGCGACGATCCACCTCACCGGCGAACTGCCCGAACGACGGGTACCCGCCCTGCGCGGCCTCGTCGAACAAGCCCTGCAACGCCCGCTGAACCGCCTCGTCCTGCGCGTACACGGCCTGCGCTCCATCTGCGCCGGCGGCGTGCGCTGCCTCGCCCACACCCAGCAACTCCTCCCCCGGGGCGCGCAGATCACCGTCGACGGCGCGGGAACGGCCGTACGGCGCGCCCTGACCGCCGCCGGCCTCGACACCGCCATGACCCTCACCGACGACCCCACCCACACCACCGGCCCCGCCGGCGCCTGA
- a CDS encoding sugar phosphate nucleotidyltransferase: protein MKAVVMAGGEGTRLRPMTSDLPKPLLPVADRPIMEHVLRLLRRHGLRETVVTVQFLAPLVQEQFGDGSALGMSLTYAREDSPLGTAGSVKNAQEQLGGAPFVVISGDALTDIDLGDLIRFHREKGALVTVCLTRVPDPLEFGITITDDQGRVERFLEKPTWGQVFSDTVNTGIYVMEPQVLDHVAAGESVDWAGDVFPRLLAQGHPVYGYVAEGYWEDVGTHGSYLKAQADVLEGRVRVDLPGFEVAPGVRVAATAQVDPAAVLEGPLYIGAHAQVGAGARLGQHTVVGSHAVIEQGAVLQRAVVHPHAYVGPRAALRGAVVGRGAVLHSGTRVEEGAVLGSGCVLEEDSCVTGGVLVYPGKSVEAGTVVSDCLIWDSRRAKSVFGSRGVRGTLNTEITTELAVRLAGAYATTLSLGAHVAIARDHGTPAQVLAPAMICALRAAGVGVRDLGHVPLPVARRESAAGCDGAIVVTTTPGTPESVDIVFLGADGTDLPQGAQRALDRVFGRREYRRVLAGELGCLNTSPASVEDYARELAERVDVSAIAERRLKVVVDAACGSAALVLPSVLGRIGVEALTVNSGLMPSACTQTASERAAAMRTLGHLVAASRAAFGVRFDSAGERLWIVDELGREVGDDAALLLMVRLVTAELGGGTVALPVTASRVAESAAAAHGGRIRWTATAPGELARRAAQDAAVLAADGEGAFILPEFSPHADGIAAFVRLAGLLARDGAPLSELLSSLPRAHVRSRDLPTAWQDKGQVMRTVVEAASGRAIDTTDGVRVLEDDGRWALVLPDSVSAVTRLWAEGPDPASADALLDEWCEAVGQPIA from the coding sequence ATGAAGGCTGTTGTGATGGCGGGCGGTGAGGGGACACGGCTGCGGCCGATGACCTCCGACCTGCCCAAGCCGCTGCTTCCCGTCGCCGACCGTCCCATCATGGAGCACGTGCTGCGGCTGCTGCGCAGGCACGGCCTGCGCGAGACGGTGGTGACCGTCCAGTTCCTGGCCCCGCTCGTCCAGGAGCAGTTCGGGGACGGCTCCGCGCTCGGGATGTCACTGACCTACGCGCGGGAGGACAGCCCGCTGGGCACCGCCGGCAGCGTGAAGAACGCCCAGGAGCAGCTGGGCGGCGCCCCGTTCGTCGTCATATCGGGCGACGCGCTGACCGACATCGACCTCGGCGACCTGATCCGGTTCCACCGGGAGAAGGGCGCCCTGGTCACCGTGTGCCTCACCCGGGTCCCCGACCCGCTGGAGTTCGGCATCACCATCACCGACGACCAGGGCCGGGTGGAGCGCTTCCTGGAGAAGCCCACCTGGGGGCAGGTGTTCTCGGACACCGTCAACACGGGCATCTACGTGATGGAGCCGCAGGTCCTGGACCACGTGGCCGCCGGGGAGAGCGTCGACTGGGCCGGCGACGTGTTCCCCCGGCTGCTGGCGCAGGGCCACCCGGTGTACGGGTACGTGGCCGAGGGCTACTGGGAGGACGTCGGCACCCACGGCAGCTACCTGAAGGCCCAGGCCGACGTCCTGGAGGGACGCGTGCGGGTGGACCTGCCCGGCTTCGAGGTCGCCCCCGGCGTGCGGGTGGCCGCCACCGCCCAGGTCGACCCGGCGGCCGTCCTGGAGGGGCCGCTCTACATCGGCGCCCACGCCCAGGTCGGCGCCGGGGCCCGGCTGGGCCAGCACACGGTGGTCGGCAGCCACGCCGTCATCGAGCAGGGCGCCGTCCTGCAGCGCGCCGTGGTGCACCCGCACGCCTACGTCGGCCCGCGCGCCGCCCTGCGCGGCGCGGTCGTGGGGCGCGGCGCCGTCCTGCACAGCGGCACCCGCGTCGAGGAGGGCGCCGTCCTGGGGTCCGGCTGCGTGCTGGAGGAGGACTCCTGCGTCACGGGGGGCGTCCTCGTCTACCCGGGCAAGAGCGTCGAGGCGGGCACCGTCGTCAGCGACTGCCTGATCTGGGACTCCCGCCGCGCGAAGTCCGTGTTCGGCTCCCGCGGCGTGCGCGGCACGCTGAACACCGAGATCACCACCGAACTCGCGGTCCGCCTGGCCGGCGCGTACGCCACGACCCTGTCCCTGGGCGCCCACGTGGCCATCGCCCGCGACCACGGCACACCCGCGCAGGTCCTGGCACCCGCGATGATCTGCGCGCTGCGCGCCGCCGGCGTCGGGGTGCGGGACCTGGGGCACGTGCCGCTGCCCGTCGCCCGCCGCGAGAGCGCCGCCGGCTGCGACGGCGCGATCGTGGTGACCACCACGCCGGGCACGCCCGAGAGCGTCGACATCGTGTTCCTCGGCGCGGACGGCACCGACCTGCCGCAGGGCGCGCAGCGCGCCCTGGACCGCGTCTTCGGGCGCCGGGAGTACCGGCGGGTGCTGGCCGGGGAGCTGGGCTGCCTGAACACCTCGCCCGCGTCGGTGGAGGACTACGCGCGCGAACTCGCCGAGCGCGTCGACGTGTCCGCGATCGCCGAACGGCGGCTGAAAGTGGTCGTCGACGCCGCGTGCGGGAGCGCCGCGCTCGTCCTGCCCTCGGTCCTGGGACGCATCGGCGTCGAGGCGCTCACCGTCAACAGCGGCCTGATGCCGTCGGCGTGCACGCAGACGGCCTCGGAGCGCGCCGCCGCCATGCGCACCCTGGGCCATCTGGTCGCCGCCTCCCGCGCGGCGTTCGGCGTGCGCTTCGACTCCGCGGGCGAACGCCTGTGGATCGTCGACGAACTCGGCCGGGAGGTCGGCGACGACGCCGCGCTGCTGCTGATGGTGCGACTGGTCACGGCCGAACTCGGCGGCGGCACCGTCGCGCTGCCGGTCACCGCCAGCCGGGTCGCGGAGTCCGCGGCCGCCGCGCACGGGGGACGGATCCGGTGGACCGCCACCGCCCCCGGGGAGCTCGCCCGCCGCGCCGCCCAGGACGCGGCCGTGCTGGCCGCCGACGGCGAGGGCGCGTTCATCCTGCCGGAGTTCTCCCCGCACGCCGACGGCATCGCCGCGTTCGTACGCCTGGCCGGACTGCTCGCCCGCGACGGCGCGCCGCTGAGCGAACTCCTCTCGTCACTGCCGCGGGCCCACGTCCGCAGCCGGGACCTGCCCACGGCCTGGCAGGACAAGGGCCAGGTCATGCGGACGGTGGTGGAGGCGGCCAGCGGACGCGCCATCGACACCACCGACGGAGTACGGGTCCTGGAGGACGACGGACGGTGGGCACTGGTCCTGCCCGACTCCGTCTCCGCCGTCACCCGCCTGTGGGCCGAAGGCCCCGACCCCGCGTCCGCGGACGCGCTCCTGGACGAATGGTGCGAAGCCGTGGGCCAGCCCATCGCCTGA
- a CDS encoding DsbA family oxidoreductase: protein MTVDIDVWFDYICPYSLITRQLLARAVTGAGTDTRTTLHPFEVNPHCVEEAGEYPRGVWENSVRPLARRHGVPLPGPPGTPLRRARMAFTGYQYALEQGAEPAYSDLVFHAYFHDWQDISDPVVLTALARRAGLDPLAYRSAILSARYARLHRQAEAAARASAGVTMVPVVVIGSWRIDGVPSRAQLDDAIGRAAEAGTG, encoded by the coding sequence GTGACCGTCGACATCGACGTCTGGTTCGACTACATCTGCCCCTACAGCCTGATCACCCGCCAGCTCCTCGCCCGCGCCGTCACCGGCGCGGGCACCGACACCAGGACCACCCTGCACCCCTTCGAGGTCAACCCGCACTGCGTCGAGGAAGCGGGGGAGTACCCCCGGGGAGTGTGGGAGAACTCGGTGCGCCCGCTCGCCCGCCGGCACGGCGTACCCCTGCCCGGACCGCCCGGCACCCCGCTGCGCCGCGCGCGGATGGCGTTCACGGGCTACCAGTACGCCCTCGAACAGGGCGCCGAACCCGCCTACAGCGACCTCGTCTTCCACGCCTACTTCCACGACTGGCAGGACATCTCCGACCCCGTCGTCCTCACCGCCCTGGCCCGCCGGGCGGGCCTGGACCCCCTGGCCTACCGCTCGGCGATCCTGTCCGCGCGCTACGCGCGCCTGCACCGCCAGGCGGAGGCCGCCGCCCGCGCGAGCGCGGGCGTCACGATGGTGCCCGTCGTGGTCATCGGGTCCTGGCGGATCGACGGCGTGCCCTCCCGCGCGCAGCTCGACGACGCGATCGGCCGCGCCGCCGAGGCCGGCACCGGCTGA
- a CDS encoding acyltransferase family protein encodes MTPARADLAGPGAPGRLPSLTALRFVAALLVFCFHATYENAFRDPDAGARFSQLFSKAGWVGVSFFFVLSGFLLTWSARPHDSARRFWRRRFFKIYPSHLLTALAALALMARAGQPRPGVLRNLLLVQTWTPDVDVILGVNPVSWSLACEALFYLAFPALLPAVRRIRPARLWPCAGALTAAVLCVPPLAGALLPATPHMTWLPVSEQHYWFVFAFPPVRALEFVLGMVMARIVATGRWKGPGTPTATLALAGAYALALRAPFDYGLAAVTLVPVTWLITAAAAADTRTPATPATPTTPTTPLAGRRRAGPRARPLRAPLMLRLGELSFAFYLTHRLVQVYGHRALGEGRAWSTPAAAALLAASAALTLLLAWILHTAFERPLMRRFATPRHTPPDTPVPPPAPAVPVPPPPVAAPPVAARAPVPASGDPTHGDTR; translated from the coding sequence GTGACGCCCGCCCGCGCCGACCTCGCCGGCCCGGGCGCGCCCGGGCGGCTGCCGTCCCTGACCGCCCTGCGCTTCGTCGCCGCCCTGCTCGTGTTCTGCTTCCACGCCACCTACGAGAACGCCTTCCGCGACCCCGACGCCGGCGCCCGCTTCTCCCAGCTGTTCAGCAAGGCCGGCTGGGTCGGCGTCTCCTTCTTCTTCGTCCTCAGCGGCTTCCTGCTCACCTGGTCCGCCCGCCCCCACGACAGCGCCCGCCGCTTCTGGCGCCGGCGCTTCTTCAAGATCTACCCCAGCCACCTGCTGACCGCCCTCGCCGCCCTCGCCCTGATGGCCCGCGCCGGCCAGCCCCGCCCCGGCGTCCTGCGCAACCTCCTCCTCGTCCAGACCTGGACCCCGGACGTCGACGTCATCCTCGGCGTCAACCCCGTCAGCTGGTCCCTCGCCTGCGAGGCGCTGTTCTACCTCGCCTTCCCCGCCCTGCTGCCCGCCGTGCGCCGGATCCGCCCCGCGCGCCTGTGGCCCTGCGCGGGCGCCCTCACCGCGGCCGTCCTGTGCGTCCCGCCGCTGGCCGGCGCCCTCCTGCCCGCCACACCCCACATGACCTGGCTGCCGGTCTCCGAACAGCACTACTGGTTCGTCTTCGCCTTCCCGCCGGTACGCGCCCTGGAATTCGTCCTCGGCATGGTGATGGCACGCATCGTCGCCACCGGCCGCTGGAAGGGCCCCGGCACCCCCACCGCCACCCTCGCCCTGGCCGGCGCCTACGCCCTCGCCCTGCGGGCCCCCTTCGACTACGGCCTGGCCGCCGTCACCCTCGTCCCCGTCACCTGGCTGATCACCGCCGCCGCCGCGGCCGACACCCGCACCCCCGCCACCCCCGCCACCCCCACCACCCCCACCACCCCCCTCGCGGGGAGGCGCAGGGCCGGCCCCCGCGCCCGCCCGCTGCGCGCGCCGCTGATGCTGCGCCTGGGCGAACTCTCCTTCGCCTTCTACCTCACCCACCGCCTCGTCCAGGTCTACGGCCACCGCGCCCTCGGTGAGGGCCGCGCCTGGAGCACCCCCGCCGCGGCCGCGCTGCTGGCGGCGAGCGCGGCCCTCACCCTGCTGCTGGCCTGGATCCTGCACACGGCCTTCGAACGCCCCCTCATGCGGCGCTTCGCCACCCCCCGCCACACCCCGCCCGACACCCCCGTACCGCCGCCCGCCCCCGCCGTACCCGTACCGCCGCCGCCCGTGGCGGCGCCGCCGGTGGCGGCGCGGGCACCGGTGCCCGCGAGCGGGGACCCGACCCACGGAGACACCCGGTGA
- a CDS encoding MFS transporter, whose protein sequence is MADTPAATRAVKEPPPARPPARTPTTGPHPAPAPAAPGAPGAPAVRHPAEGGAPAVPAEDGAGAARGRVLLPVLLGGAFMTVMDSFILNVAAPTIRTSLHTGLTQSELVISGYVLAYGLLLITTGRLGDLHGHRGAFLAGLALFTTASLACGLATSATALIGLRLLQALGAAVLYPQVLALLQTSYTGRRRDRAFAAFGATIGAASVTGQLLGGVLLAADPFGLSWRTAFLVNVPAGALLFTAAAFTLPRTPRRRPARLDLTGVLLLTCALLLLTLPLLHATGPARPAWTWTLPLLSLPALAAFHRHERALHARGGTPLLPPALLRDPAVRRGGATALAFFAGNAGLFFTLTLLLQDGLRYPPLQAALTFTPLACAFVAASLLAPRLKPPYQAHVLAIGYTVNAAGTLLLLAATLLPATAGDRWTLMTALTVIGFGEGLGVSPLFAAVLRDTPARDSAAVSGAMETAAQIGMSLGITVTALVFSRALGGRTGAGAHQDAFAAALAAVTLLALLALALAPRPTPTPTRTGTGPGTGPGPGTGPGPGTGSGTAPRTGRPR, encoded by the coding sequence GTGGCGGACACACCCGCGGCCACCAGGGCGGTCAAGGAACCGCCCCCGGCCCGCCCCCCGGCCCGGACCCCCACCACCGGCCCCCACCCCGCCCCGGCCCCCGCCGCCCCCGGCGCCCCCGGCGCCCCCGCCGTCCGGCACCCCGCCGAGGGCGGCGCCCCGGCGGTCCCCGCCGAGGACGGCGCGGGGGCCGCCCGCGGCCGCGTGCTGCTGCCCGTGCTCCTGGGCGGCGCGTTCATGACCGTCATGGACTCCTTCATCCTCAACGTCGCCGCCCCCACCATCCGCACCTCCCTGCACACCGGCCTCACCCAGAGCGAACTCGTCATCTCCGGATACGTCCTGGCCTACGGCCTGCTCCTCATCACCACCGGACGCCTCGGCGACCTCCACGGCCACCGCGGGGCCTTCCTCGCGGGCCTGGCCCTGTTCACCACCGCGTCACTGGCCTGCGGCCTCGCCACCTCCGCCACCGCCCTCATCGGCCTGCGCCTCCTGCAGGCCCTGGGCGCGGCCGTCCTCTACCCCCAGGTCCTCGCCCTCCTCCAGACCTCCTACACCGGCCGCCGCCGCGACCGCGCCTTCGCCGCCTTCGGCGCCACCATCGGCGCGGCCTCCGTCACCGGCCAGCTCCTCGGCGGCGTCCTGCTCGCCGCCGACCCCTTCGGCCTCTCCTGGCGGACGGCCTTCCTCGTCAACGTCCCCGCCGGCGCCCTGCTTTTCACCGCCGCCGCGTTCACCCTGCCCCGCACCCCGCGACGGCGCCCCGCCAGGCTCGACCTCACCGGCGTCCTCCTGCTCACCTGCGCCCTCCTGCTCCTCACCCTCCCCCTCCTCCACGCCACCGGCCCCGCCCGGCCCGCCTGGACCTGGACCCTGCCCCTCCTGTCGCTGCCCGCCCTCGCCGCCTTCCACCGCCACGAACGCGCCCTGCACGCCCGCGGCGGCACCCCCCTCCTGCCCCCCGCCCTCCTGCGCGACCCCGCCGTGCGCCGCGGCGGCGCCACCGCGCTGGCGTTCTTCGCCGGCAACGCCGGCCTCTTCTTCACCCTCACCCTGCTCCTGCAGGACGGCCTGCGATACCCACCCCTCCAAGCCGCCCTCACCTTCACCCCCCTGGCCTGCGCCTTCGTCGCCGCGTCCCTGCTCGCGCCCCGCCTGAAACCCCCCTACCAGGCCCACGTCCTCGCCATCGGATACACCGTCAACGCCGCCGGGACCCTCCTGCTGCTCGCCGCCACCCTCCTGCCCGCCACCGCCGGCGACCGCTGGACGCTGATGACGGCCCTGACCGTCATCGGATTCGGCGAGGGCCTCGGCGTCAGCCCCCTGTTCGCCGCGGTCCTGCGCGACACCCCCGCCCGCGACAGCGCGGCCGTCTCCGGCGCGATGGAGACCGCCGCCCAGATCGGCATGTCCCTGGGCATCACCGTCACCGCGCTCGTGTTCTCCCGCGCGCTCGGCGGCCGCACCGGCGCCGGCGCCCACCAGGACGCCTTCGCCGCCGCCCTGGCCGCCGTCACCCTCCTCGCCCTCCTCGCCCTGGCCCTCGCCCCCCGCCCCACCCCCACCCCCACCCGCACCGGCACCGGCCCCGGCACCGGCCCCGGCCCCGGCACCGGCCCCGGCCCGGGCACCGGCAGTGGTACGGCCCCGCGCACCGGGCGGCCCCGGTGA